The Oreochromis niloticus isolate F11D_XX linkage group LG15, O_niloticus_UMD_NMBU, whole genome shotgun sequence genome includes a region encoding these proteins:
- the tdrd15 gene encoding tudor domain-containing protein 15 isoform X1 — MRSATPRALGLDRPYTSEARQKVEKRLQGLFWHAIVPDSAAMQSTLGSDLERSQDSSPSALWPVDLKLTHLDWSPEAILIHFQGQYRTICELDYSILQGEIQNVPKTKAEVDIGEFCLVEDFTSARWYRGRVQKRRDDFFDVFLIDHGNVLTVSATNVSSCSNDLFILPPKIVCGFLANVLLLQSCSHSVVEEYFSSLIGRNINGYVQALLPHKVLLLEAPDINTGLVTHGFGRYVDTDTFLFLVEMLTELPLKQNIEPVPDLLIEKPRGQEVCFKPSGLQGYEDILSLYGPALRCGTRAKVRVTAAVSPGLFYCQMANVESELWEMSKKLAASCECRPKESYQMTPENLGLLSSAKSKDGRWYRGLVQFLPGSSWVRVFFVDYGFFESVTVENIHRLAPELYSTPIMTFPCSLACLTDEDKAIKTQQLCLLKSGLLGGLLHVEITTYDEEHRVYCVTIISAEDEGVEEPEPVRTCPVMKVESVSEAEEQGGSLYHETIMGETLGQTLKVEEVQVDSVFVGYVEHVQNPNHFWIRTQKRNEEFEEMMSKMAEHFQHVKLDEDVLLNPKLGTLCCAVYEGDMHFYRGVVTDTLKHGAEVLFIDFGNIEKVPHMLIKNIPESFACKAAFAICCTLSNVFPVEDIWTSSASDSFRRAVSNKALLVHVVQMRKNKFVVDLFEMGSGNNQSITELLVSSNQAEYIPKGHLAQKTTEKTRCPQSNVKTNITEDKGQWKDCKEEEKALKNEPEKGQPLSSIKPLNIKPGCELTVHCSYISSPSDLWCQPQDMVPALDELMDKIQQYYSTHWVPLESGDSCCIAKSPQDGRWYRALITAKQRGNATVTLVDYGNTVQVSEHILQAIMPEFIYLEGQAFRCSLYNLIEPADPKNSGNWSPEGCRLLKDFVFSSIGALKCKVVSQLYVKNKGLCNVVDLYNSQTQQSVADTFTEQGLATQVTASTRQQQEVFPESFIYSSHDLHPGNEEQMYVTYVNSQWEVYCHLERNTDIIVELEKKISEESKHMMQVDTRAVVSKLCLAKYFDGKWYRGVVHPVHSPLHFSVFFVDYGNTNISEKTKVMFIPRDSSDLLYTPMQAVRCCLHSVSKKEVYADVKEWLSSAVLNKQVKAVILGKNEDGSFDVELFDGDMNINEKVKELILSLSCKPKTAVGFEMIERKRKTSCKRDTKSSFKSKSHPKVYSNLSTLSTVHRGTKKRENTKSLVGGRTQNNNTIVRTQNEGTLNTRASVKSQNNQVKQQRQEQKQARQKEAKEMPQLLPDKKICAGFRAKCFVSHADSIYSFFLQLSEDEPAILEMGEALNSGTLRESLKMPTTIRINDIVLAEFEEDGALYRSVVKNFVGNSCFKVEFVDYGNSAVVEKKKIYSIPKEHLSHPRFSIPCSLLDPSTFRNDASFTDAVMEKPLMVEFIKQYGTKWDIKIKVLDGEVGLNAGPVTEREGESPNSEANEKLRSHKQNNQRDEACKNEIRSERTTTTVKGETFTPKPPSVKMLVMMRMKTRRRRRVRVKSSKSKSTKRFGDASFTPSIQARDSENGMLLSVQSNGCFYVRVVRTSDCLTALESHIADSLVKCKMVAREDIKQGLKCLVQVQKDNKWHRAIVQHLNDENVNVFLVDHGITVEIPIGSIRQQCSDLLKFPNLAVLCKMNNLGFSEKDDDYRHWCETLKPMIGKEVKLIFVRYSEADSLWMVEIIINKLFLGLHQVVSLQQNEEKIPPPGVSQNGGTEKAPTLDTSPPQQLAFAPVEIDISYSGFAAAIKTPSDFCVSLEDLLRVTNKVSAELDDLPSQLIPLPEDHIAPGTCCLLKSDSRKKWCRAEIVHVNTTVVLNLVDYGHYEYMPYDNCSNLKKLPAKITTLPKVTYSCILRGVKPAGLDDQWSDEAVIFFQESLYKKNLQIYFRELVSNRQWKVEILVDGVHVAKELVDAGHASYVDVMLGLRFLILDSEEQCGPEELPVVKLELLNKQNV; from the exons GTTTATTTTGGCATGCAATTGTTCCTGATTCTGCTGCCATGCAGTCCACACTGGGATCTGATCTTGAAAG GTCTCAAGATTCATCCCCGTCGGCCCTTTGGCCAGTGGACCTCAAGTTAACTCACTTGGACTGGAGCCCTGAAGCAATCCTGATACACTTCCAGGGACAGTACCGTACCATATGTGAACTTGACTACAGTATCTTGCAGGGAGAAATACAGAATGTACCAAAGACTAAAGCTGAAGTGGATATCGGAGAGTTTTGCCTCGTGGAAGATTTTACTTCAGCTCGCTGGTACAGAGGAAGAGTTCAGAAACGACGGGACGACTTCTTTGATGTTTTCCTCATTGATCACGGTAACGTGTTGACTGTCAGTGCCACAAACGTTTCATCCTGTTCAAATGACCTGTTCATCCTGCCTCCGAAAATAGTTTGCGGTTTTCTTGCTAATGTGCTGCTTCTTCAGAGTTGTTCTCACTCTGTGGTCGAGGAGTATTTCTCAAGCCTGATCGGCAGAAATATCAACGGTTACGTTCAAGCACTGCTTCCCCACAAAGTCCTCCTACTAGAAGCCCCTGACATCAACACCGGCTTAGTTACACATGGCTTTGGGAGATATGTGGACACTGATACATTTCTCTTCTTGGTAGAGATGCTTACAGAGCTGCCTCTCAAACAGAACATAGAGCCGGTTCCTGACTTGCTCATTGAAAAGCCAAGGGGACAAGaagtttgttttaaaccatCAGGTTTGCAGGGATATGAAGACATTCTTTCACTCTATGGACCAGCGTTGCGTTGCGGGACACGAGCTAAAGTGAGAGTAACTGCTGCTGTCAGCCCTGGGCTGTTTTACTGTCAGATGGCCAATGTGGAATCAGAGCTCTGGGAAATGTCAAAAAAATTAGCTGCATCGTGTGAATGCAGACCTAAAGAAAGTTATCAGATGACTCCAGAGAACCTGGGTTTATTGTCCTCAGCTAAAAGCAAAGATGGGAGATGGTACAGAGGCTTGGTGCAGTTTCTCCCAGGCAGTTCTTGGGTTAGAGTCTTCTTTGTTGACTACGGATTCTTTGAATCAGTCACAGTTGAAAACATCCACAGGTTGGCACCTGAATTGTATTCAACACCCATTATGACATTCCCATGCTCTCTGGCATGCCTGACTGATGAGGATAAGGCCATCAAAACTCAGCAGTTGTGTCTCCTGAAATCAGGCTTACTTGGAGGACTATTACACGTGGAGATCACGACATACGATGAGGAACACCGAGTGTACTGTGTCACTATAATTAGTGCTGAAGATGAAGGTGTGGAAGAACCGGAGCCTGTCAGAACGTGTCCAGTCATGAAGGTTGAGTCAGTTTCTGAGGCTGAAGAGCAGGGTGGCTCCTTGTACCATGAAACAATCATGGGTGAAACACTGGGGCAAACGCTGAAGGTAGAAGAGGTGCAGGTAGACTCTGTGTTTGTGGGCTATGTTGAACATGTCCAAAATCCAAACCATTTCTGGATTAGAACACAAAAACGCAATGAGGAGTTTGAAGAAATGATGTCAAAGATGGCAGAACACTTCCAACATGTGAAGCTGGATGAAGACGTACTGTTAAATCCTAAGCTTGGAACACTGTGCTGTGCAGTTTATGAGGGAGACATGCATTTTTACAGAGGTGTAGTGACAGACACCCTTAAGCACGGAGCTGAAGTTTTGTTCATCGATTTTGGGAACATTGAGAAAGTGCCACACATGTTGATCAAGAATATTCCCGAGTCATTTGCTTGCAAGGCGGCATTTGCCATTTGTTGTACTCTTTCTAATGTTTTTCCTGTTGAGGACATCTGGACAAGTTCAGCCTCTGATTCCTTCAGAAGAGCTGTGTCAAACAAAGCCTTGCTGGTCCATGTCGtacaaatgagaaaaaacaaatttgttgTTGACCTCTTTGAGATGGGAAGTGGGAACAATCAGAGTATTACTGAGCTCCTGGTCTCTTCCAACCAGGCTGAATACATTCCGAAAGGGCACTTGGCCCAAAAAACGACAGAAAAGACAAGGTGCCCCCAAAGTAATGTGAAAACAAACATCACTGAGGATAAGGGGCAATGGAAGGATTGTAAGGAAGAAGAGAAGGCATTGAAAAATGAACCTGAGAAAGGTCAACCTCTTTCTAGCATCAAGCCGTTAAATATCAAGCCTGGGTGTGAGTTGACTGTGCACTGCTCTTATATCAGCTCTCCATCGGATTTGTGGTGCCAGCCTCAAGACATGGTTCCAGCTTTGGATGAACTGATGGATAAAATTCAGCAGTATTATTCAACTCATTGGGTTCCCCTAGAGTCAGGAGATTCATGCTGCATTGCCAAGTCACCTCAAGATGGACGATGGTACAGGGCCTTAATCACTGCAAAACAGAGAGGCAATGCCACAGTAACGTTGGTTGATTATGGGAATACTGTCCAAGTCAGTGAACACATTCTTCAAGCAATAATGccagaatttatttatttggaagGACAAGCTTTCAGGTGCAGCCTTTACAACTTAATTGAACCTGCTGACCCTAAGAACTCTGGGAATTGGAGTCCAGAAGGGTGTAGGTTGCTGAAAGATTTTGTCTTCAGCAGCATTGGAGCTCTAAAGTGTAAAGTTGTCTCCCAGTTATATGTGAAAAACAAGGGGCTGTGCAATGTTGTTGATCTCTACAACAGCCAAACCCAGCAGAGTGTGGCGGATACGTTCACAGAACAAGGCCTGGCAACACAAGTGACGGCGTCAACAAGGCAACAGCAAGAAGTGTTTCCGGAATCCTTTATCTACTCTTCACATGATCTACACCCAGGAAATGAGGAACAAATGTATGTCACCTACGTTAACAGTCAGTGGGAGGTCTACTGCCATCTTGAAAGAAACACCGACATTATTGTTGAGCTTGAGAAGAAAATCTCAGAGGAGAGTAAACACATGATGCAAGTTGATACAAGAGCTGTTGTAAGCAAACTGTGTCTGGCAAAATACTTTGATGGCAAATGGTACCGCGGTGTAGTACATCCTGTTCATTCACCTCTgcatttcagtgtgttttttgtggACTATGGAAACACAAACATATCAGAGAAGACCAAAGTCATGTTCATCCCCAGAGACTCATCAGATTTGTTGTACACACCCATGCAGGCCGTGAGATGTTGTCTCCATTCAGTGTCCAAGAAAGAGGTCTATGCAGATGTTAAGGAGTGGCTCAGTAGTGCAGTTCTCAACAAGCAAGTGAAAGCTGTCATACTTGGAAAGAATGAAGATGGTTCATTTGATGTCGAATTATTTGACGGAGATATGAACATCAATGAGAAGGTGAAGGAGCTCATTCTCAGTTTGTCATGTAAGCCCAAGACTGCTGTTGGATTTGAGATGATCGAAAGAAAACGTAAAACCTCCTGCaaaagagacacaaagtcttCGTTCAAAAGCAAGAGTCATCCTAAAGTGTATTCAAATCTTTCGACACTGTCCACTGTCCACAGAGGtactaaaaagagagaaaacacaaaaagccTTGTTGGTGGGAGAACTCAAAACAATAACACAATAGTAAGAACACAGAATGAGGGCACATTGAACACCCGTGCCTCTGTGAAATCGCAGAACAATCAAGTGAAACAACAAAGACAGGAACAGAAGCAAGCCCGACAGAAAGAGGCAAAAGAAATGCCCCAACTCCTGCCTGACAAGAAGATATGTGCAGGCTTCAGGGCAAAGTGTTTCGTTTCCCACGCAGACTCCATTTACAGCTTTTTTCTTCAGCTGTCAGAGGATGAACCTGCCATCTTGGAAATGGGTGAAGCTCTCAACTCAGGTACCCTCAGAGAATCCTTGAAGATGCCCACAACCATAAGAATCAATGACATTGTTTTGGCTGAGTTTGAGGAGGACGGTGCCCTTTATCGTTCAGTTGTGAAGAACTTTGTAGGCAATTCATGTTTCAAAGTTGAGTTTGTGGACTATGGAAACTCGGCAGTCGTtgagaagaaaaagatctacTCTATACCAAAGGAGCATCTGTCACATCCGAGATTCAGTATACCATGCTCGCTGCTGGATCCAAGTACATTCAGAAATGATGCGTCATTCACTGATGCAGTAATGGAGAAGCCACTGATGGTTGAGTTCATAAAGCAATATGGAACCAAGTGGGACATTAAGATTAAGGTTCTTGATGGAGAAGTGGGCCTTAATGCAGGACCTGTAACTGAAAGGGAGGGTGAGTCTCCTAATTCTGAAGCTAATGAGAAATTGAGGTCCCACAAACAGAATAACCAAAGAGATGAAGCATGCAAGAATGAAATAAGATCTGAAAGAACGACGACTACAGTCAAAGGTGAAACATTCACACCTAAACCACCATCTGTTAAGATGTTagtgatgatgaggatgaaaaCTCGCAGGCGTCGTAGGGTAAGAGTCAAGAGCAGCAAGAGTAAGTCTACAAAGAGATTTGGAGATGCATCCTTTACCCCATCTATTCAAGCCAGAGACTCAGAGAATGGAATGCTTTTGTCGGTCCAGAGTAATGGCTGCTTTTACGTAAGAGTTGTTAGGACCAGTGACTGTCTCACTGCATTGGAAAGTCACATTGCGGATAGCCTGGTCAAGTGCAAGATGGTAGCAAGAGAGGATATCAAACAAGGCCTCAAGTGCTTAGTTCAAGTCCAGAAGGACAACAAGTGGCACAGGGCCATAGTTCAGCACCTGAATGATGAAAATGTCAATGTTTTCCTGGTGGATCACGGAATAACAGTGGAAATCCCAATTGGTTCCATTCGACAGCAGTGTAGTGACCTGTTGAAATTCCCAAACCTCGCAGTGCTGTGCAAGATGAACAATCTTGGGTtcagtgagaaggacgatgattACAGACACTGGTGTGAAACTCTGAAACCCATGATAGGCAAGGAAGTCAAGCTGATTTTTGTGCGTTATTCTGAAGCGGATAGCCTCTGGATGGTTGAAATAATCATAAACAAACTGTTTCTCGGTTTGCATCAAGTTGTGTCACTGCAGCAAAATGAAGAAAAGATCCCACCACCTGGTGTGAGTCAAAATGGAGGCACTGAAAAAGCACCAACCTTGGACACCAGCCCTCCTCAGCAGCTTGCCTTTGCTCCTGTTGAAATTGACATATCATATTCTGGCTTTGCTGCTGCAATTAAGACTCCTTCTGATTTCTGTGTGTCTCTAGAGGATTTGCTTCGAGTTACAAACAAAGTGTCAGCTGAGCTGGATGACCTGCCCAGCCAACTGATACCTCTTCCTGAAGACCACATTGCCCCTGGCACCTGCTGCCTACTGAAATCAGATTCCAGGAAGAAGTGGTGCAGGGCTGAAATCGTCCACGTCAACACCACGGTGGTCCTAAATCTAGTGGATTATGGCCATTATGAATACATGCCATATGACAACTGCTCCAATCTGAAGAAACTTCCAGCCAAGATAACAACCCTCCCAAAGGTCACTTACTCCTGCATCCTGAGAGGTGTGAAGCCAGCTGGATTGGATGATCAGTGGTCTGATGAGGCGGTGATATTCTTCCAGGAATCTTTGTATAAGAAGAACCTCCAGATCTACTTCAGGGAGTTGGTGTCAAACAGACAGTGGAAGGTAGAAATTCTTGTAGATGGCGTCCATGTTGCCAAGGAGCTGGTGGATGCTGGACATGCCAGCTATGTCGATGTCATGCTAGGACTCAG GTTCCTGATCCTTGACAGTGAGGAGCAGTGTGGGCCGGAAGAGCTTCCTGTTGTGAAGCTTGAGcttctaaacaaacaaaatgtttag